GCATCTACACCAGCTTTTACTAATTCTTCAATACGTTTGTCTGTATCTCTAGAAATACCAACTGCTGCAGCTACAAGTAAGCGTCCATGCTCATCTTTAGCAGCATTTGGGAATTCGATGACTTTTTCGATGTCTTTAATCGTAATTAAACCTTTTAATACGTTGTTTTCATCGACAATTGGAAGCTTTTCAATACGATGTTGTTGAAGAATGCTCTGTGCATCTTCTAACGTAGTACCTTCTGGTGCTGTAATCAGATTTTCTTTAGTCATTACGTCATCAATTACTACTGAATAGTCTGTAATAAAACGTAAGTCACGATTTGTTAGGATGCCAATGAGTTTTTTCTCTTCTGGATTATTTACAATTGGAACACCTGAAATACGATATTTACCCATTAAATGTTCAGCCGCGAATACTTTTTCTTCTTTTGTTAAGAAGAATGGATCTGTAATTACACCGTTTTCTGAACGTTTAACTTTCTCTACTTCTTCGCATTGTGCTTCGATTGACATATTTTTGTGAATAACACCTAAACCACCTTGGCGTGCAATCGCAATCGCCATTTTAGACTCTGTAACAGTATCCATACCTGCAGAGATTATTGGAATGCCGAGCTTAATTTTGTCAGTCAGTTGCACACTTGTGTCTACTTCTCTTGGTAGAATTTCTGAATGAGCTGGCATAAGTAGTACGTCGTCAAACGTCAATCCTTCTTTAGTAAATTTGTTTTCCCACATTGAACTAGCCTCCTAAAATAGATTAGTACTATTATAGACCAGTCTAAAACGTATTTAAAGTATATTATTTTCAAGATTAAATATTTTAAATTGTCTAAATTGTGTATGAATTTAATTATATCTGTTTACATGAATTTATTTAGGGTAAATATAAGTATGACTATAAAATAAACGAGGTGTTCTATTATGGAACAAAATAGAAATATAGAAGTGTTTGATGATATCGGTAACGTAAGTAAAAGAGTACAACAATTAAGACACGAAGGTGTCGATGAAAGACGTGTCATTCTTTTCTCAAAACATTCTCCTCCGACAGAATTTACTCGCGAGCATGATGTAGAAATTCGTATGGGAGAAGGAAATTTATGGCAAAAGTTTGAGTCTTTATTTACTGATAAAGACGGCGAAGAGCGAGCTACTGAAGATTTACAATTTACTCCTTATGAAGAAACAGAGTTTAGTAACGCTATGGATGCTGATCAATACGTACTTTATATTCCGTATCAGAGTATAGCGCAAGTACAACTTGAAGATGAAGAAAAAATCGATCTAAGTAAAAGAGACAATTACTAAAATTAATGAAAAAGAAGAGACGTTAATTTGAGCTGCACCCCTAAAGTTGGACACTAAAATCCAACTTTAGGGTAGCACATCAATTCGTATCTTCTTTTTCATTTACAAATAAATATTCCTCTCGTATCGAGTAATTAAAGCGCTTTAAAAAGTTTCGATATTCTTTTAATGATTTACGTTTTCCAGGGTGACGCGGAATCGTTACTTTGTTATGACGTTTTAAAAATAGATAATAGCTCTCACATAGATGGTCTGTAAATCCAGTAAATAGTTGATGTTGATATCGTTTGTATAACGCATCATTGTGTTTTAATAAATGTTCAACTTCTTCATACATCTTAATAATTCGATTTACTTCTTTAATCAGTTGGTTGTTAATTTCTTCATCCATTTCTAAAAACTGGAACACTTCTTTATACATACTGCTAATTCCGCTTTTAATAATATCGATACAATAATCACAGTAACGCTTTACTTCGTCGCAGCTGCTTTCACGTTTCTTGCATTCTAAAATATCACATATCAATAATCGATCATTTAACGACTTCATCAATATGCCTCACTATTTTAAAAAATAATAAAATCCGGACAGATGCAGTCGTCCAACTGTTGTATTGTAATTAACATCGTAGTGACTAAATATAACATTCTCATTAAATATCTCTCCTCTTAATTTAAATGATTGTAAATTTAAATCGATTATAGCAGAGCGTATTTTAAATGTTATCGATTAATTTTAATCTATTCGTATACGAATATTGCTTAATCTTTGCTTGATTTTCTCATTTGGATAATCTTTTAATAAGCATTTCATATACGTGAATTGATCATGTAGTAAGGGGTCCTTTGTATTCATGTATAACAACAGTCGTGAATACTCGATGTCTGTTTTTAAATACGTCGACTCGAATTGCTTTTGTAGCGCTGTTGCATTGTCTAACTCTCTTTTTACAAGATGAAACCATCCTTTACGGCAATAAATTGCTGCTAAGTTACCATAAACTCTTATGATATGTTTAAAGTTTTGTCGAGTAACAAGGACATTTTTGATAACATGATTCGCTTTTTTAAAATGTTGAAACGCTTCTCGTCCTAACTGTAACTCTATAATCCCTATCATTAAATGAATCTCTGCGAGTATCACGTCGATAGGATTGTATATTTCTAGCATTGATTTAGCTTCTTGTAACAAGTGGATTGCACGAACTAAATCGTCTGCTCTATAGCTTAAAAGTGCTTCATGGTATATACAATATGTATTTAAGTATGAATTTTTCTCACGTATGTAGCTTGGAATACCTTCAAGTACTTCTTTCATTTTAGTAAAATCTTTATGTTTCCTTGCGTCATCTAATTGCTTTCTCGGACTAATTAAATCGAGTTGCATTATGAATTCTTCTCTGTCGATATCTAACGTTTCTAACAAGGCAAAAAACTCTCGTACACTTCCCGTATCGTGTCCATTTTCAATGCGTGAAATCACCGTTTGACTAATTGAACTCTCAAGAGATAAATCGTGCTGAGTCCATTTGAGTCGTTGTCGTTTATCTTTTAAATAGAACATCAATTCTTTCAACATTATTTTTACCTCATAAATATATTTGATATAAACATATCCTATAAATTATAAAAGTACAACTTATAACAGAGCGAGTTATCATATAGACGATTATGGTATCATTTAAGTACATAGATCAATAATAGGGGTTGAAATGATGACGCTATATACATTCCAAGACGAAAAATCGCTCGTTGATAAAATTACTGAATTAAAATTAAATTTTATTAAGACGCGCCAAATGACTGTAGTCAGTAATAAACGACCAACGAAAGAATTTAAACATAATACAGATGTTGAATTTGTAAAAGGTGATGGAACGATATGGGAAAGAACCGTTGGAGGGCTTTTTAACAAATCTCCAGAATCACTCATATCACGCCGCTTTAACCTAGATGGCGAGAGTTTAAATACGTATCATGAAGCACTTATAAACGGTGAGTTTATACTTATTATCAATGATGGTAAAAAAGAAGTCGAAATAGATGATGAAACAGATTTAAAGCCAAAATCTGAGGCGAATCACGTATTAGAAGATGAAGAATTTGTAGAAATACTGGATAGCTATGGGCTGAACTCTGAGCGTTCATTTATAGAAGGGAATAATAAAAAAACGAAGAGAGGATAATATCCTCTCTTCGTTTTTTATGGTTGCGGGTTTACATCTTTTGGAATCGGGTTTTCATATGGTTGTTTTTTTAGTTTTTCTTCGTGTTCTTCTTTCATTTCACTTAGAAGTGTTTCGTCATGAAGTACGTGAACTGCTGTATTTGCCATGACTCTCGCTGCTCTGTACATCCCTTTAAATGCATAACTTGACAGTCCTTGCGCTGTCATTTGCCACGTATGAAGTGGTGTTCCAAATGCTGACGTTGCTGCAGATATTTGTGCAGTTGGAGTGACCCAACTTACATCTGCAACGTCTGTTGATCCGAGCATTACCTTGCCCGTTACAACGTAATCATGAACGACGTCACTTAATGGTTTTCCGATTACTTTTTCGCCATCTACAACCGCACCAAAACTCTCATTGGCTTTAATTGCTCCTTCTTTTTCACTATCTGAAAGTGTATCGACAATTTTTTGAGCGAATTTGAGTTCTTCATCTGTAAAAGTAATTTCCGCTTCTTCTCTTTTAAGATAATCGTATATTACCGCTTCAAGTGCGCGGTTCGGTTCGTAGTCTGAACATGCTTTTTGAATTTCAAATGACGTTTCTGTTTCTGTCATTAATGCAGCACCTTGAGCTATTTTTTTAACACGTTCAAATAATTCACGTGTTTCTTTTAACGTTTCTGCACGGATTAAATACAGCACTTCTGCGTCTGATTGAACGACGTTAGGAGACGTTCCTCCTGTATTTAACACTGCGTAATGGACACGCGCCGTGTCACTCATATGTTCACGCATATAGTTAACGCCAACGTTCATAAGTTCTACAGCGTCTAACGCACTACGACCAAGTTCAGGAGATTGTGCAGCGTGTGCACTCGTACCTTTAAATTTAAACTTCACTTGATAGTTTGCGAGTGTTTTGTTCATCATTACAGCGTTAATTGGCGCTGGATGCCAACAAAATGCATAATCTAAATCATCAAATACGCCTTCACGACTCATAAATGTTTTACCAGATCCGCCTTCTTCTCCTGGTGTTCCGTAGTAAATTACAGTTCCTTCTAGATTATTAGCTTCGAGATATTCTTTTACAGCGATTGCTGCAGCAAGTGACCCGATACCGAGTAGGTTATGTCCACAACCGTGACCATTCCCTCCATCTTCAATAGGACTATGCTCAGCAATGCCTGGCTCTTGACTTAAACCAGATAATGCATCGAATTCTCCAAGAAAACCAATGACTGGTTTCCCAGAACCAAATTTTCCTAAAAATGCCGTATCGATATTTGCGACATTTTCTTCAACTTCGAATCCTTCATGTTTTAACGTTTCGATTAACTTTTTTGATGAATTATATTCTTGAAAGCGCGTCTCTGGATGTTCAAATATATACGTACTAACCTCGTTTAAAAATTTTGATTTTGACTCAATAATATCTTTTATAAATTCTTCATGTTTCATTAATTTCAAATCCTTCATTTTAACTCATTTAAAATATTAATAAATGTCGTAATCGCAACTTCTAGAACTGCTTCATCAACATCAAACGACGGATGATGGTGACCGTACTTTAAGTGATATGGAAAAATTAAATACGTCGCTTTCCCATTATTCTCCTGAACAATATTTATAAATACTGCTGCATCTTCCGATGCGTCCATAGACACTTCATCGACAATTGTTTTTACAGCGTCATTACTTACAGTCGCACTTTTCACAATATCGATCATCTCTTTAGAACATGTCGCACTCGGTGCAAATCCTTCAACCGTAATTTTACTCTCACAGCCGTACATCTTTGCACCGTTTTCGATAATCTCTTTTGCACGTTCAAACATATATTCATTTAACTGTGTCGTTTCTCCACGTGACTCACATTCGAGTTTTGCATAATCCGGTATAATATTTCTACCTTGTCCTGCTTGCAGTATACCGACGTTTAGCCTTGTTGCACCTTCTCTATGTGGTGCGATCGTATTTAATGATAAAGCAATCGCTGATGCTGCGAGAAGTGCGTTGTTGCCGTCTTGCGGATTAGACCCCGCGTGAGATGACTGACCGAAAAGCTCAACGTTGAACTTTGTACTTGCTAAAAAGTTTGTCGCCGTCGCTCCTACTGTACCGACTTCTTCGCTGATTGTCCCGACGTGTCCACTTAAAAAGTAGTCCGCATCATCTAACCAACCTTTTTTAGCATAACTTGCCGCACCTCTAACACCTTCTTCAGAGTTTTGAAATATAATTGTGTACTTTCCTGTTAACTCATCGATATGTTCGTCGATATACGTCGCTACGCTAATTCCAATCGCTGCATGAGCGTCATGACCACAAGCATGCATCTCACCGTCATGTTTCGACTGAAATCCTTCTTTAAACGGAACGTGTTCAATCTCATTACTTTCCTTAATTGGTAACGCGTCGATATCAAATCGAAGGACCACATGAGGTCCTTTTTGATTTGTATCGATTGTCGCAACTACACCTGTTTTATACGGGTGTAGTTTTTCTAGAAATGAACACGGTACTCCGTAATCTAATGCACGTTGATATGTGTTTGCCATTACGTCATCACTCGGTAAACCGACTTGCCTGTCGATATCGAGTGCGTCGTCTCCAACATATAAATTAAAGTTTGTTTGAGACAGTCTTTCATAAATTAAGTATGTCGTAATATACTCTGTAAATCCAACTTCTGGAACTTGATGTAGTAACCTACGATTTTCTTTTGCATACTTAATTAGCTCGTCCATAAATATCCCTTCTATCCTCTAGATTCTAATAACGTATATGCACCTGGTCCGAGTGGCAGGCCTGTATAGTAGAACACTAATAGTAATATGATCCATGCAAATAAGAATGAGAATGCGTATGGAATCATTAATGACATATATGTTCCAATATTTGAATTTTTATCGTAACGTCTCATAAATGAAATAATAACAATCATTAAAGGATACAGTGGTGTTACGATGTTCATACTAGAGTCTGCGATTCTGTATGCTGCTTGTACAAATGCTGGGTCATAACCGAGTTGCATAAACATCGGTATAAATACCGGTGCTTCTAATGCCCATTTTGCTGATCCTGAAGTAATTAAGAAGTTTAATAAACCAGTAAATATGACATATAGAATAATTAGCGGAATACCTGTGAATTGGATACTTTCAAAGAATGCTGCACCGTTTACTGCTAACCAAATTGCTAAGTTAGACCAGTTAAAGTACGCGATGAACTGAGCAATCGCAAACACTAATACGATATAAGGTGCCATATCTTTTATCGCTTCCGCCATTTTATTAGTGACATCTGTTGAAGTCTTTAACACTTTTGTCGTAAAGCCAAACGTCACACCAACAATCATGAACCATACTAAAATAACAGGTACAATTCCTTTTAATAATGGAGAATTTAAAAATCCACCGTCTTCTCCTGCTAAATATGAGTTTGGTAAGAAGAATCCACCAACGATAAGTCCCCAGTAAATAACTGATGCGATTACCGCTAATAACACACCGCGTCCACCATTTTGAACTTCAGTTTCTTCTTCATCTTCTACTGCACCTTCATATGTACCGAGTCTTGGCTCAATGAATCTTGTTGTAATTAACCCACCGATAATCGTTAGCATAAATACTGATACTACGTTAAAGAAGTAGTTA
Above is a genomic segment from Nosocomiicoccus massiliensis containing:
- the guaB gene encoding IMP dehydrogenase, encoding MWENKFTKEGLTFDDVLLMPAHSEILPREVDTSVQLTDKIKLGIPIISAGMDTVTESKMAIAIARQGGLGVIHKNMSIEAQCEEVEKVKRSENGVITDPFFLTKEEKVFAAEHLMGKYRISGVPIVNNPEEKKLIGILTNRDLRFITDYSVVIDDVMTKENLITAPEGTTLEDAQSILQQHRIEKLPIVDENNVLKGLITIKDIEKVIEFPNAAKDEHGRLLVAAAVGISRDTDKRIEELVKAGVDALVIDTAHGHSAGVLNAIKKIVEEYPEVEVIAGNVATAEGTRALIEAGVDAVKVGIGPGSICTTRVVTGVGVPQITAIYDCATEARKHGKSIIADGGIKLSGDIVKALAAGGHVVMLGSLLAGTTESPGEIEMFQGRRYKTYRGMGSLGAMEQGSSDRYFQDEKEATKYVPEGIEGRTEYKGPVADTIYQLMGGLRSGMGYTGSKDLKALRENSRFTRITSAGLIESHPHNVQVTKEAPNYSI
- a CDS encoding general stress protein — encoded protein: MEQNRNIEVFDDIGNVSKRVQQLRHEGVDERRVILFSKHSPPTEFTREHDVEIRMGEGNLWQKFESLFTDKDGEERATEDLQFTPYEETEFSNAMDADQYVLYIPYQSIAQVQLEDEEKIDLSKRDNY
- a CDS encoding helix-turn-helix domain-containing protein, with product MLKELMFYLKDKRQRLKWTQHDLSLESSISQTVISRIENGHDTGSVREFFALLETLDIDREEFIMQLDLISPRKQLDDARKHKDFTKMKEVLEGIPSYIREKNSYLNTYCIYHEALLSYRADDLVRAIHLLQEAKSMLEIYNPIDVILAEIHLMIGIIELQLGREAFQHFKKANHVIKNVLVTRQNFKHIIRVYGNLAAIYCRKGWFHLVKRELDNATALQKQFESTYLKTDIEYSRLLLYMNTKDPLLHDQFTYMKCLLKDYPNEKIKQRLSNIRIRID
- a CDS encoding general stress protein, which translates into the protein MMTLYTFQDEKSLVDKITELKLNFIKTRQMTVVSNKRPTKEFKHNTDVEFVKGDGTIWERTVGGLFNKSPESLISRRFNLDGESLNTYHEALINGEFILIINDGKKEVEIDDETDLKPKSEANHVLEDEEFVEILDSYGLNSERSFIEGNNKKTKRG
- a CDS encoding M20 family metallopeptidase is translated as MKHEEFIKDIIESKSKFLNEVSTYIFEHPETRFQEYNSSKKLIETLKHEGFEVEENVANIDTAFLGKFGSGKPVIGFLGEFDALSGLSQEPGIAEHSPIEDGGNGHGCGHNLLGIGSLAAAIAVKEYLEANNLEGTVIYYGTPGEEGGSGKTFMSREGVFDDLDYAFCWHPAPINAVMMNKTLANYQVKFKFKGTSAHAAQSPELGRSALDAVELMNVGVNYMREHMSDTARVHYAVLNTGGTSPNVVQSDAEVLYLIRAETLKETRELFERVKKIAQGAALMTETETSFEIQKACSDYEPNRALEAVIYDYLKREEAEITFTDEELKFAQKIVDTLSDSEKEGAIKANESFGAVVDGEKVIGKPLSDVVHDYVVTGKVMLGSTDVADVSWVTPTAQISAATSAFGTPLHTWQMTAQGLSSYAFKGMYRAARVMANTAVHVLHDETLLSEMKEEHEEKLKKQPYENPIPKDVNPQP
- a CDS encoding amidohydrolase; amino-acid sequence: MDELIKYAKENRRLLHQVPEVGFTEYITTYLIYERLSQTNFNLYVGDDALDIDRQVGLPSDDVMANTYQRALDYGVPCSFLEKLHPYKTGVVATIDTNQKGPHVVLRFDIDALPIKESNEIEHVPFKEGFQSKHDGEMHACGHDAHAAIGISVATYIDEHIDELTGKYTIIFQNSEEGVRGAASYAKKGWLDDADYFLSGHVGTISEEVGTVGATATNFLASTKFNVELFGQSSHAGSNPQDGNNALLAASAIALSLNTIAPHREGATRLNVGILQAGQGRNIIPDYAKLECESRGETTQLNEYMFERAKEIIENGAKMYGCESKITVEGFAPSATCSKEMIDIVKSATVSNDAVKTIVDEVSMDASEDAAVFINIVQENNGKATYLIFPYHLKYGHHHPSFDVDEAVLEVAITTFINILNELK
- a CDS encoding AbgT family transporter, whose translation is MENTKKSLFQRTLDVIEKIGSRLPDPFVLFLIFAVLIVVISVIATSLGASTVHPSTGEVVEVKSLLSREGIEFILTETVTNFTGFAPLGLVLAMMLGVGLVEKVGFFDYVIRKTLLKAPPFILTYTVVFVGIMGNIASDASAVIIPPLAALVFYKVGRHPLAGLAAGFAGAGAGFTANLLVAGTDVLLSGISTEAARIIDPEFVVTPLDNYFFNVVSVFMLTIIGGLITTRFIEPRLGTYEGAVEDEEETEVQNGGRGVLLAVIASVIYWGLIVGGFFLPNSYLAGEDGGFLNSPLLKGIVPVILVWFMIVGVTFGFTTKVLKTSTDVTNKMAEAIKDMAPYIVLVFAIAQFIAYFNWSNLAIWLAVNGAAFFESIQFTGIPLIILYVIFTGLLNFLITSGSAKWALEAPVFIPMFMQLGYDPAFVQAAYRIADSSMNIVTPLYPLMIVIISFMRRYDKNSNIGTYMSLMIPYAFSFLFAWIILLLVFYYTGLPLGPGAYTLLESRG